Proteins encoded together in one Pontiella desulfatans window:
- a CDS encoding DUF6172 family protein — translation MKKTFNLTHPKIKYPRMVEATKSELRRYIKRERRKALPEGVDFWDFDCKFGDTEATAEAIHLSEIDGRINDAEQRGLTAFYIEVLRKEGIRAKPEKENPVAKIELPKLKKFGEE, via the coding sequence ATGAAAAAGACATTTAACCTGACCCACCCGAAAATCAAATATCCGCGCATGGTCGAGGCCACCAAGAGCGAGTTGCGCAGATATATCAAGCGCGAGCGCCGCAAGGCGCTGCCGGAGGGGGTCGACTTCTGGGACTTCGATTGCAAATTCGGCGACACCGAGGCGACCGCGGAAGCCATTCACCTTTCGGAGATCGACGGCCGCATCAACGATGCTGAGCAACGCGGGCTCACCGCGTTCTATATCGAGGTGCTTCGCAAGGAAGGCATCCGGGCAAAGCCGGAGAAGGAGAACCCGGTGGCGAAGATTGAACTGCCCAAGCTCAAGAAGTTCGGCGAGGAATAA
- a CDS encoding DEAD/DEAH box helicase translates to MKSFKELGIAADYCKGLAELSINEPTEVQLKAIPMVLGKQTDFIGQAQTGTGKTAAFGLPLLAGIDASQPHIQGVVLAPTRELAKQVQKQLFRFTKYAEKIFSEVVCGGDKIDRQIEALKRPTQVLVATPGRLMDLVRRKAVDLTHVRTLVLDEADEMLKLGFREDIDSVMKLTKGGRHIWLFSATMPKGIKKMISQHLADDAPFLKIDKQHIVNPNIRHHYIRCTEGEKLGRIVDFLKERGEQRGLIFCRTRQDTIDFGMALEPHGFSNVVLHGDLMQTERDKIMRMFKKGRARILITTDVAARGIDVEGLSFVIHHQLPEKNEYYTHRSGRTARAGKTGISLALITRHDEKRIDQLERELKITFREIA, encoded by the coding sequence GGGCTTGGCGGAGTTGAGCATCAACGAACCCACCGAGGTGCAGCTGAAAGCCATTCCGATGGTGCTCGGGAAACAGACCGACTTTATCGGGCAGGCCCAGACCGGCACCGGCAAGACCGCCGCGTTCGGGCTTCCGTTGCTCGCGGGCATCGATGCCTCGCAGCCGCACATCCAGGGCGTGGTGCTTGCGCCGACGCGCGAGCTGGCCAAGCAGGTGCAGAAGCAGCTGTTCCGTTTCACCAAATATGCCGAAAAGATTTTTTCGGAGGTCGTGTGCGGCGGCGATAAGATCGACCGGCAGATCGAAGCGCTCAAACGGCCGACCCAGGTGCTGGTGGCGACCCCCGGCCGGTTGATGGATCTGGTGCGCCGCAAGGCGGTCGATCTTACGCACGTGCGCACGCTGGTGCTCGACGAGGCCGACGAAATGCTGAAGCTCGGCTTCCGCGAGGATATCGATTCGGTCATGAAGCTCACCAAGGGCGGCCGCCACATCTGGCTCTTTTCCGCCACCATGCCCAAGGGCATCAAGAAAATGATCAGCCAGCATCTGGCGGACGACGCCCCGTTCCTCAAGATCGACAAGCAGCACATCGTCAATCCGAACATCCGCCACCACTATATCCGTTGCACCGAGGGCGAAAAGCTCGGGCGCATCGTCGATTTCCTCAAGGAGCGCGGCGAGCAGCGCGGCCTGATCTTTTGCCGCACCCGGCAGGATACGATCGATTTCGGAATGGCGCTCGAACCCCACGGCTTCTCCAACGTGGTGCTGCACGGCGACCTGATGCAGACCGAGCGCGACAAGATCATGCGCATGTTCAAGAAGGGGCGCGCGCGCATCCTGATCACGACCGATGTCGCCGCGCGCGGTATCGATGTCGAAGGGCTCTCTTTCGTGATCCACCACCAGTTGCCCGAAAAGAACGAATACTACACGCACCGCAGCGGCCGCACCGCGCGTGCGGGAAAAACCGGAATTTCGCTCGCGCTGATCACGCGCCACGATGAGAAGCGGATCGACCAGCTGGAACGCGAACTGAAAATCACGTTCCGCGAGATCGCCTAA
- the rnhA gene encoding ribonuclease HI — protein MSDVVQIYTDGACKGNPGAGGYGVVLIAGARKRELSGGFRKTTNNRMELLACIEGLRSLKRPCNVVLTSDSKYVVNAMQQGWAKKWRSRGWMLSPSKSAKNPDLWAQLLDLCEKHKVEFTWVKGHSNHPENERCDELAVAASAGQDLPDDEGFENTALPEGDLFSL, from the coding sequence ATGAGTGATGTTGTTCAAATCTATACCGATGGCGCCTGCAAGGGGAATCCCGGCGCGGGGGGCTATGGCGTGGTGCTGATCGCCGGTGCCCGCAAACGTGAGCTTTCCGGCGGATTCCGCAAGACCACCAACAACCGGATGGAGCTGCTGGCGTGCATCGAGGGGTTGCGTTCGCTCAAGCGCCCGTGCAACGTGGTGCTGACGAGCGATTCGAAATATGTGGTGAATGCCATGCAGCAGGGCTGGGCGAAAAAATGGCGCTCCAGGGGGTGGATGCTGTCGCCGTCGAAGTCCGCCAAGAATCCCGACCTGTGGGCGCAGCTGCTCGACCTGTGCGAAAAGCACAAGGTTGAATTCACGTGGGTGAAAGGGCACAGTAACCACCCGGAAAACGAGCGGTGCGACGAATTAGCGGTCGCCGCATCCGCCGGCCAGGATTTGCCGGATGACGAAGGTTTTGAAAACACGGCCTTGCCCGAGGGCGACCTGTTCAGCCTCTAA
- a CDS encoding Glu/Leu/Phe/Val family dehydrogenase encodes MSVESSIAATESNKKLYEGVCERFEQMASYVNLDGKVHAILSQPKAELMIHFPVKMDDGNYRLFKGYRIQHNNLLGPYKGGMRFSPEVSLDEVKGLAMLMTLKCALAKLPLGGAKGGIKYNPNDHSPEENQRITRRFTVALGHNIGPSYDIPAPDMGTNAQNMDWMMDTYHNLYGRKIEDKAVVTGKSVACGGSVGRASATGYGAVYCLEEWAKGENLPMKGTTFAIQGFGNVGSHAALKLEELGAALVAVNDHTATLICPGGISAKELASHVRQHGGIKGFMPECEVDDLSRFWSQEVEFMVLAAMENVVTQLNADLIRAGLLVEGANGPITTEAEAVLLDKGIPIIPDILANMGGVIVSYFEWVQNRNSEYWSAETVDAKLREKLIAAYRQVVAVAQEQAISLRQAAYVESLKHLEEVYLKRGVWP; translated from the coding sequence ATGAGTGTCGAGTCTAGCATTGCAGCGACTGAATCTAACAAAAAACTGTATGAAGGGGTCTGTGAGCGGTTTGAGCAGATGGCTTCCTATGTCAACCTCGATGGCAAGGTGCATGCGATCCTGAGCCAGCCCAAGGCGGAGCTGATGATCCATTTCCCGGTGAAGATGGACGATGGAAACTACCGGCTGTTCAAGGGCTACCGCATTCAGCACAACAACTTGTTGGGGCCGTATAAAGGCGGCATGCGTTTTTCGCCGGAGGTCAGCCTGGATGAAGTGAAGGGGCTGGCCATGCTGATGACCCTGAAATGCGCCCTGGCCAAGCTTCCGCTTGGCGGGGCCAAGGGCGGGATCAAATATAATCCGAACGACCATTCCCCGGAGGAGAACCAGCGGATTACGCGCCGCTTCACGGTGGCGCTGGGCCATAACATTGGGCCCAGCTATGATATTCCCGCCCCCGACATGGGCACCAATGCCCAGAACATGGATTGGATGATGGACACCTACCACAACCTGTATGGCCGCAAGATCGAAGACAAGGCCGTGGTAACCGGGAAGTCGGTGGCCTGCGGCGGAAGTGTCGGGCGCGCCAGTGCCACGGGCTATGGGGCGGTCTATTGCCTTGAGGAGTGGGCGAAGGGGGAAAACCTCCCGATGAAAGGCACGACGTTTGCCATTCAGGGGTTCGGGAACGTGGGTTCGCACGCCGCCTTGAAACTCGAAGAGCTCGGCGCCGCCTTGGTGGCCGTGAACGACCACACCGCAACGCTGATCTGCCCCGGCGGGATTTCCGCGAAAGAGCTGGCCAGCCATGTGCGGCAACACGGCGGCATCAAAGGGTTTATGCCGGAATGTGAAGTGGACGACCTCTCGCGGTTCTGGTCGCAGGAGGTGGAGTTCATGGTGCTTGCGGCCATGGAAAACGTGGTTACCCAGCTCAATGCGGACCTGATCCGCGCCGGGCTGCTTGTTGAAGGGGCGAACGGGCCGATCACAACCGAGGCGGAAGCGGTGCTGCTGGATAAGGGGATACCGATCATTCCTGACATTCTCGCTAACATGGGCGGCGTCATCGTCTCCTATTTCGAGTGGGTCCAGAACCGCAACAGCGAATACTGGAGCGCCGAAACGGTGGATGCGAAGCTGCGGGAAAAACTCATTGCGGCCTATCGGCAAGTCGTGGCGGTTGCCCAGGAGCAGGCGATCAGCCTGCGCCAGGCCGCCTATGTGGAATCGCTGAAGCACCTGGAAGAGGTCTACCTCAAACGCGGCGTCTGGCCGTGA
- a CDS encoding RluA family pseudouridine synthase yields MHEKQKAFKRPPRKHTPKGLEILYEDRDIVVVEKTDGLLTVGTEKIKENTAHFLVNEYVRKGNPKSRNRAYIVHRLDKETSGILVFAKSEEVKEFLQKNWPGTQKKYVAVLSGTLKEKEGLVTSFLLENSVHRMYSVQKSETGKRSKTAYRVLKESEHFSLVEIDLLTGRKHQIRVHMADKGCPVAGDKKYGVKGQGVKRLCLHAASLTLVHPFTKESMTFESEIPPYFHNVMCKKLEPAEDVKTVDPAPRVSAPSATANKTAGGKKPRKTNAQRKAAALKRAKKDQRRK; encoded by the coding sequence ATGCACGAAAAACAAAAAGCATTCAAGCGCCCGCCCCGGAAGCACACCCCCAAGGGGCTCGAGATCCTCTATGAAGACCGGGACATCGTCGTTGTTGAAAAAACCGATGGGCTGTTGACGGTGGGCACGGAGAAGATCAAGGAAAACACCGCGCATTTTCTGGTGAATGAATATGTGCGCAAGGGCAACCCCAAGTCGAGGAACCGGGCCTATATCGTGCATCGTCTCGACAAGGAGACCTCCGGCATCCTGGTGTTCGCCAAGAGCGAAGAGGTTAAGGAGTTCCTGCAAAAGAACTGGCCGGGCACGCAGAAGAAATATGTTGCCGTGCTCTCTGGAACGCTGAAGGAAAAAGAGGGGCTGGTGACGTCCTTCCTGCTCGAAAACAGCGTGCACCGCATGTATTCGGTCCAGAAATCCGAAACCGGCAAGCGTTCAAAAACCGCCTACCGGGTGCTGAAGGAGTCCGAACACTTCAGCCTGGTTGAAATCGATCTCCTGACGGGGCGCAAGCATCAGATCCGGGTGCACATGGCGGACAAGGGGTGTCCGGTTGCCGGCGACAAGAAATATGGCGTCAAGGGCCAGGGCGTTAAGCGGCTTTGCCTGCATGCGGCCTCGCTCACCCTGGTTCATCCATTCACCAAGGAGAGCATGACCTTCGAGTCGGAGATCCCCCCATACTTCCACAACGTCATGTGCAAAAAACTGGAACCGGCCGAGGACGTCAAAACCGTTGACCCGGCACCGCGCGTTTCGGCTCCCTCGGCCACCGCCAACAAAACGGCCGGCGGAAAGAAGCCCCGCAAGACGAACGCCCAAAGAAAGGCGGCCGCCTTGAAGCGCGCGAAGAAAGATCAGCGCCGCAAATAG
- a CDS encoding 3'-5' exonuclease, producing MRMNFTAIDFETATGSRSSACAVGIVTVENGQIREEYYSLIQPPGNEYFGMNIAVHGIRPQDTANAPTFVELYPEIRKRLQYQTIVAHNEVFDRSVLRRTMEYYDLHYGELGLADRWECTMRIYKAKGYVPYKLNTCCERLGIPLNHHEALSDAIGCAKLYLRR from the coding sequence ATGCGGATGAATTTTACCGCCATCGATTTCGAGACCGCCACGGGAAGCCGCAGCAGCGCCTGCGCCGTGGGCATTGTGACCGTGGAAAACGGCCAGATCCGGGAAGAATACTATTCGCTGATCCAGCCGCCGGGAAATGAATATTTCGGCATGAACATCGCGGTGCACGGCATCCGTCCGCAGGATACGGCCAATGCCCCGACCTTCGTGGAGCTCTATCCCGAAATCCGGAAACGCCTGCAATACCAGACCATCGTGGCGCACAACGAGGTGTTCGACCGCTCCGTGCTGCGGCGCACGATGGAATATTACGACCTCCACTACGGCGAATTGGGCCTGGCCGACCGCTGGGAATGCACGATGCGCATCTACAAGGCCAAAGGCTACGTCCCCTACAAACTCAACACCTGCTGCGAGCGCCTCGGCATTCCGCTCAACCACCACGAAGCCCTCTCCGACGCCATCGGCTGCGCCAAGCTCTATTTGCGGCGCTGA